Proteins encoded by one window of Filimonas effusa:
- a CDS encoding alpha-glucuronidase family glycosyl hydrolase — translation MKAIILILLLAATATASVKAEDGYRLWLRYDPLPQTSALLSSRQQITTFFIQGQSPTLAVLSRELSTGLSGLLNKEITITPAAATADIVISKSNNERLGTEGFSIITSTTGRRQIRISANTDVGLLYGAFHFLRLLQTGHPTSNLNITSKPGIRHRILNHWDNLDRYVERGYAGISIFNWHTLPGYIDKRYIDYARANASVGINGTVLTNVNANAYILTPDYLLKVKALADAFRPYGLKVYLTARFSAPMEMGGLKTADPLDADVKAWWNNKAKEIYQLIPDFGGFLVKANSEGQPGPQDYQRTHADGANMLADAVAPYNGIIMWRAFVYSHETPEDRFKQAYNEFKPLDGQFRKNVMVQVKNGPIDFQPREPFSPLFGAMPQTPVLMEFQLTQEYLGQGTHLAYEAPLFKEVLDADTYAKGKGSTVAKVINGSLYDHPLTGIAGVANIGNDINWCSHPFAQANWYALGRLAWNTALSSETIAEEWIKQTWSNNSKVVAVCKQMMLDSRETLVNYMTPLGLHHIMGNGHHYGPLPWGKSLPRADWNPVYYHRADKAGIGFNRTATGSNALAQYTPEAALLWRDSTTCDEKFLLWFHHISWQRPMHSGRSLWEELCYKYNEGVRGVKTMQQQWSSLQQYIDTERFSQVQQLLTIQYNDAVWWRDACLSYFSDISGLAIPAGYERPAQTLDHYKSLQFPYAPGNGK, via the coding sequence ATGAAGGCCATTATTTTAATTTTGCTACTGGCAGCGACTGCCACCGCTTCTGTTAAAGCAGAAGACGGATACCGTCTCTGGCTCAGGTATGATCCGCTGCCCCAGACATCTGCATTGCTGTCCTCCCGGCAACAAATAACTACCTTCTTTATACAGGGCCAATCGCCCACCCTGGCGGTGCTAAGCCGGGAGCTGAGCACCGGCCTGTCCGGTTTGCTCAACAAGGAGATTACGATTACGCCTGCTGCTGCGACAGCAGATATTGTTATAAGCAAATCCAACAACGAGCGTCTGGGAACAGAAGGCTTTTCCATCATCACTTCCACAACAGGGCGCCGCCAGATCAGGATCTCAGCCAACACTGATGTTGGCCTCCTGTATGGCGCCTTTCATTTTCTCCGTTTACTGCAAACGGGCCACCCGACAAGTAATCTCAACATTACAAGTAAACCCGGGATCCGGCACAGGATACTGAATCACTGGGATAACCTCGACCGTTATGTTGAAAGGGGGTATGCCGGGATCTCTATTTTCAACTGGCATACTTTGCCAGGGTATATCGACAAACGTTATATCGATTATGCACGCGCCAATGCTTCTGTTGGCATCAACGGCACTGTGCTTACCAATGTAAATGCCAATGCTTATATACTAACGCCCGATTATCTTCTTAAAGTAAAAGCACTTGCAGATGCATTCCGGCCTTATGGTTTGAAGGTATATCTCACCGCCCGGTTTTCGGCTCCTATGGAGATGGGTGGATTGAAAACAGCTGATCCATTGGACGCTGATGTTAAAGCGTGGTGGAATAACAAGGCGAAAGAAATTTACCAGCTGATACCTGATTTCGGCGGATTTCTTGTAAAAGCCAATAGTGAAGGTCAGCCTGGTCCGCAGGACTACCAGCGGACGCATGCCGACGGCGCCAATATGCTTGCCGACGCGGTTGCGCCCTACAATGGTATCATCATGTGGCGCGCCTTCGTTTATAGTCATGAAACGCCGGAAGACAGGTTTAAGCAGGCCTACAATGAATTCAAACCACTTGACGGCCAGTTCAGGAAAAACGTGATGGTACAGGTGAAGAACGGGCCTATCGATTTCCAGCCGCGTGAGCCGTTTTCTCCTTTATTCGGCGCCATGCCGCAAACCCCTGTATTAATGGAATTCCAGTTAACGCAGGAATATCTTGGGCAAGGCACACACCTTGCCTACGAAGCGCCGCTTTTTAAAGAGGTGCTTGACGCAGATACTTATGCCAAAGGCAAGGGGTCTACGGTTGCAAAGGTTATTAACGGGAGCCTTTATGACCATCCTTTAACGGGTATTGCAGGCGTTGCCAATATTGGCAACGATATCAACTGGTGCAGTCATCCTTTTGCACAAGCCAACTGGTACGCACTTGGAAGACTGGCCTGGAATACGGCGCTTTCCAGTGAAACGATAGCAGAGGAATGGATAAAACAAACCTGGAGCAACAATAGTAAAGTAGTAGCCGTCTGCAAACAAATGATGCTGGATTCGCGCGAGACACTGGTTAACTATATGACACCGCTGGGGCTTCATCATATTATGGGCAACGGACATCATTACGGGCCGCTGCCCTGGGGCAAAAGCCTTCCGCGTGCCGACTGGAATCCCGTTTATTACCATCGTGCCGATAAAGCCGGCATTGGCTTCAACAGAACGGCAACAGGCAGCAATGCACTTGCACAGTACACGCCGGAAGCTGCGTTGCTTTGGAGAGACAGCACAACCTGTGATGAAAAATTCCTTTTATGGTTTCATCATATTTCCTGGCAACGCCCGATGCATTCGGGGCGCAGCCTTTGGGAAGAACTATGTTACAAATACAACGAAGGCGTAAGAGGTGTAAAAACAATGCAGCAGCAATGGAGCAGCCTGCAACAATATATCGATACAGAAAGATTCAGCCAGGTACAACAACTACTGACCATTCAATACAACGATGCGGTATGGTGGCGGGATGCATGTTTATCTTATTTCTCGGATATATCGGGACTGGCCATACCTGCCGGTTATGAACGGCCGGCGCAAACACTTGATCACTATAAAAGCCTTCAATTCCCTTATGCCCCAGGCAATGGAAAATAG
- a CDS encoding glycoside hydrolase family 43 protein — protein sequence MKSFNTRLFLAIGVSAMYSITSCQESSSGNNSSKAEKADSSKKTYLSQPLVNNIYTADPSAHVFNGRIYVYPSHDTATGIPEDDLGSHFDMRDFHVLSMDSVGGKVTDHGVALDIKNIPWAGRQLWAPDAAFANNTYYLFFPVKDKQDIFRIGVATSKTPEGPFVAAPNPIKGSYSIDPCVFKDDDGKFYMYFGGIWGGQLQRWNSNNQYDSTKGNRGAEELAILPRVAPLTSDLQNFAAPVKELKLTDEKGNLFKEKDNSKRFFEASWMHKYNGKYYFSYSTGDTHNICYATGDSPYGPFTYRGVILNPVEGWTSHHSIVEKDGKWYLFYHDVQLSGKTYLRNVKVTELHYNSDGTIQTINAVK from the coding sequence ATGAAATCATTCAACACCCGTTTGTTTTTGGCCATCGGCGTATCTGCGATGTATAGTATAACGAGCTGCCAGGAATCATCTTCCGGCAACAACAGTTCAAAAGCAGAAAAGGCTGATAGCAGTAAAAAGACCTATCTCTCGCAGCCACTGGTAAATAACATCTACACAGCCGATCCGTCTGCACATGTATTCAATGGCCGTATTTATGTATATCCATCTCATGATACGGCGACAGGCATCCCTGAAGACGATCTTGGCAGTCACTTTGACATGAGAGACTTTCATGTGCTGTCTATGGATTCTGTTGGCGGTAAGGTTACCGATCATGGTGTAGCGCTGGATATTAAAAACATTCCATGGGCGGGCCGCCAGTTATGGGCGCCGGATGCCGCCTTTGCGAATAATACCTATTATCTCTTTTTCCCTGTTAAGGACAAACAGGATATCTTCCGCATTGGGGTAGCCACCAGCAAAACTCCTGAGGGACCATTCGTTGCGGCGCCGAATCCCATTAAAGGCAGCTACAGCATTGATCCCTGCGTATTTAAAGACGATGACGGCAAATTTTATATGTACTTTGGCGGTATCTGGGGTGGACAACTGCAACGCTGGAACAGCAACAACCAATATGATTCTACCAAAGGAAACCGTGGGGCCGAAGAACTTGCCATACTTCCAAGGGTAGCTCCTCTTACCAGCGACCTGCAAAACTTTGCGGCACCTGTTAAAGAGCTGAAACTTACAGATGAGAAGGGTAACCTCTTCAAAGAGAAAGATAACAGCAAACGTTTCTTTGAAGCCTCCTGGATGCACAAATACAATGGCAAATACTATTTCTCTTATTCCACCGGAGACACTCATAACATCTGCTATGCTACAGGTGACAGCCCTTATGGGCCATTCACGTACAGAGGTGTTATACTTAATCCTGTAGAAGGCTGGACCAGCCATCATTCCATTGTTGAAAAAGACGGGAAGTGGTACCTTTTTTACCACGATGTTCAGCTATCGGGCAAGACTTATTTACGTAATGTAAAAGTTACTGAGCTGCATTATAACAGCGATGGCACTATTCAAACCATCAACGCGGTAAAATAA